Proteins from a single region of Trichoplusia ni isolate ovarian cell line Hi5 chromosome 3, tn1, whole genome shotgun sequence:
- the LOC113492175 gene encoding dynein assembly factor 5, axonemal, whose protein sequence is MCETKAKLLENPRAALEVYITGLQSEAKADRKQALVKLNEEIFENPANSDCDLTLIFPEVYAYVLKSFSDPAEGCRETSALIISNFIEKLPLNDYYLTYILPVIVRRIGCPEIVEESEEIRLVLIELVHKILEKYKVTFLLSPFINDFTNILTKTVTDPFPKVKLEACECIIMLTKVLQRDFHFQCESYVKPVLSNFAHQHFRVRVAAIKAIGAIVLAGNGKCFELSISPMAEKLFDENTQVRMQVTQEVGNWMMTYRDRYSFWHRMLPVLLTSLSDAMEEIRTTATTLWADIGLQYMEENEEDLKKKADFLKDVPTHYPDVKRPNMGCRVLAQSNIGKIVPAICREMDSWQADARLRISQLLCWLILCSEEGATQHANTIIKAMLRGATDEDPRIILEIKRAAELFGYFILPSTWWPLLESEVDSWAALLVIANIIKGSRPELLQEKVLEELCREAADPDRCRTRKPKYQTNLLHMCEALLDVCGEACTNVADDLFTINFTVYAMPVDNQIQFMAISNLDKLRYVEKCGKTLTTLYEKHIGKVLAGITSDALTWTMLTPDRCLLECALMNSGSAMGAQLHLIAPLLKECLATPKVDPEVKLKIFTTLSTVLLRRDVNFKTCDNDKLEAFLKIVLEEVIMPNLVWTAGRTAEAIRSAAAACLCSALQDHPAEPAGPLPDCGGDGDTGDKKVNLFPTKESLEPFLEKMVPLLVGLADDNSPLSREHTMRAVCCLAVLARQRGCFTGEILHKLYFVILKRLDDSSDKVRSFAVHTLVTLFCNRPEEYDTVLYGAHVDALYNAMLVHLDDADEAFRKEMLEALVKLSDVDPPLLMKKVKANINLYRNKAAYERLSSHIEKILKG, encoded by the exons atgtgtgaaacGAAAGCTAAATTACTGGAAAATCCTCGCGCTGCTTTAGAAGTTTATATAACTGGCTTACAAAGTGAGGCTAAAGCAGACCGAAAACAAGCGTTGGTGAAACTCAATGAGGAAATCTTTGAAAACCCAGCCAACAGTGACTGCGACCTAACTCTTATCTTCCCTGAAGTCTACGCTTACGTCTTGAAAAGTTTCTCCGACCCTGCCGAGGGATGTCGTGAGACCTCGGCTCTGATTATATCGAATTTCATCGAAAAACTACCACTCAACGATTATTACTTGACGTACATTCTACCGGTAATCGTTCGCCGTATAGGATGTCCCGAAATCGTTGAGGAATCTGAAGAAATACGCTTAGTGTTAATTGAATTGGTACACaagatattagaaaaatacaaagtaaCTTTCCTGCTGAGTCCTTTTATCAATGACTTCACGAATATACTTACTAAGACGGTTACTGATCCGTTTCCAAAGGTGAAGCTTGAGGCCTGTGAATGTATTATAATGTTGACTAAGGTTCTTCAAAGAGACTTCCATTTTCAATGTGAGAGCTATGTGAAGCCAGTGCTTTCCAATTTTGCTCACCAACATTTTAGAGTACGAGTGGCTGCTATCAAAGCAATAG GAGCAATAGTCCTAGCTGGCAATGGAAAGTGTTTTGAACTGTCCATCAGTCCGATGGCTGAGAAACTATTTGATGAAAACACTCAAGTGCGAATGCAGGTCACACAGGAAGTTGGAAACTGGATGATGACTTATAGAGATAGATATTCCTTCTGGCATCGCATGTTGCCTGTATTGCTTACTAG TCTTAGCGATGCCATGGAGGAAATAAGGACTACCGCGACAACTCTATGGGCGGATATTGGTCTCCAATACATGGAGGAAAATGAGGAGGACCTGAAGAAGAAGGCAGATTTCTTGAAAGACGTTCCCACTCATTACCCTGATGTGAAACGCCCTAACATGGGATGCAGAGTTCTGGCTCAGTCTAATATTGGGAAGATAGTGCCAGCCATTTGTCGAG AGATGGACAGTTGGCAAGCAGATGCTCGCCTCCGTATTTCCCAGCTGTTGTGCTGGTTGATCTTATGTTCTGAAGAGGGAGCCACTCAACACGCTAACACTATCATAAAAGCCATGCTTCGTGGGGCCACTGATGAAGACCCCAGAATCATATTAGAG aTAAAACGTGCTGCTGAGTTGTTTGGCTACTTTATTTTGCCCAGCACTTGGTGGCCGCTTTTGGAGTCTGAAGTGGACTCGTGGGCCGCACTGCTCGTGATCGCCAACATCATTAAAGGTTCCCGCCCTGAATTGCTGCAGGAGAAAGTTCTTGAAGAGTTATGTAGGGAAGCTGCTGACCCTGATAGATGCAGGACTAGGAAG CCGAAGTACCAAACAAATCTTTTGCATATGTGTGAGGCCCTATTGGATGTATGCGGCGAGGCGTGCACCAATGTAGCAGACGACTTGTTCACTATCAACTTTACAGTGTATGCCATGCCGGTAGATAACCAGATACAGTTTATGGCTATAT caAATCTGGACAAATTGCGATACGTGGAGAAATGTGGCAAGACTCTGACTACTCTGTATGAGAAGCACATTGGTAAAGTCCTAGCGGGAATAACGAGCGATGCCCTCACTTGGACGATGCTGACTCCAGATCGGTGTCTGCTTGAATGTGCACTGATGAATTCTG gATCAGCAATGGGCGCCCAGCTCCACCTCATTGCACCACTCCTGAAGGAATGCTTGGCAACCCCCAAGGTGGACCCAGAAGTGAAGCTGAAGATCTTCACGACTCTCTCCACGGTGCTGTTGCGTAGAGATGTCAACTTTAAAACTTGCGATAACGATAAATTGGAAGCCTTCCTTAAGATCGTTCTTGAAG AGGTGATAATGCCGAACCTGGTGTGGACTGCCGGTCGTACAGCGGAGGCCATCCGCTCTGCCGCCGCGGCCTGCCTGTGCTCGGCCCTGCAGGACCACCCCGCCGAGCCCGCCGGCCCGCTGCCCGACTGCGGGGGGGACGGCGACACCGGGGATAAG AAAGTGAATTTATTCCCAACTAAAGAGTCTTTGGAGCCATTCTTGGAGAAAATGGTGCCACTGCTAGTTGGCCTAGCCGATGACAACTCCCCGCTGTCGCGCGAGCACACGATGCGCGCGGTGTGTTGCCTGGCCGTGTTGGCTCGCCAGCGCGGCTGCTTCACCGGCGAGATACTGCATAAGCTGTACTTTG TGATTCTGAAGCGTCTTGACGACAGTAGCGACAAAGTGCGTTCCTTCGCCGTGCACACTTTAGTAACGTTGTTCTGCAACCGGCCCGAGGAGTATGACACCGTGTTGTATGGAGCCCATGTCGACGCGCTCTACAATGCTATGCTAGTACATCTTGATGATGCAGATGAAGCCTTCAGAAAAGAAATGCTTG AGGCTCTTGTCAAGTTGAGTGACGTTGACCCACCACTTTTAATGAAGAAAGTTAAGGCCAACATCAATCTCTACAGAAACAAGGCGGCCTACGAGCGATTGTCTAGtcatatagaaaaaatattgaaaggcTAG
- the LOC113492174 gene encoding nudix hydrolase 8-like yields the protein MESTTFEGVSDRYNGITVDSKEEPCEPNNFLNKLQVSLTSWLEQKKRCIWFKVNIKDAAWVPILANEGFNFHHARGEYVMMYKWLPETMSNLPPASHTNLGVGAMVFNDKNEILVVSENYIDFPHWKLPGGYVERGEDIKDAAVREVKEETGIDSTFDSMVTLRHTHNAMFGNSDIYVIVVLHATSETITKSDMEIKACKWMDLNEYINHPHVHEFNRFIANQALDLKARNLKLGLRKDVLNIPKLNVKREMTCLILEDA from the exons ATGGAGTCAACAACTTTTGAAGGTGTTAGTGATAGATACAATGGTATAACGGTTGACTCTAAAGAAGAACCTTGTGAACCaaacaatttcttaaataaattacaag TTTCATTGACTTCCTGGTTAGAACAGAAGAAGCGCTGTATATGGTTTAAGGTGAACATAAAAGATGCAGCCTGGGTGCCAATATTagcaaat gAAGGCTTCAATTTCCATCATGCCCGAGGGGAATACGTAATGATGTACAAATGGCTTCCAGAAACGATGTCAAACTTGCCTCCAGCTAGCCACACAAACCTTGGTGTAGGGGCAATggtttttaatgacaaaaatgaaatactgGTTGTGTCTGAGAATTACATTGATTTCCCACATTGGAAACTACCTGGAGGATACGTAGAGAGAG GTGAGGATATCAAAGATGCAGCTGTCAGGGAAGTTAAAGAAGAAACAGGAATTGATTCAACTTTTGACTCCATGGTGACACTAAGACATACCCACAATGCAATGTTTGGGAACTCCGATATATATGTAATTGTAGTGTTACATGCCACATCAGAAACCATCACCAAATCTGACATGGAAATTAAGGCATGTAAGTGGATggatttaaatgaatatataaaCCACCCACATGTACATGAGTTTAATAGATTCATTGCTAATCAAGCGTTAGACCTAAAGGCCCGAAACCTCAAACTTGGACTCCGTAAAGATGTTCTCAATATTCCAAAACTGAATGTAAAAAGGGAAATGACATGTCTGATTCTAGAAGATGCATAA